One genomic region from Amaranthus tricolor cultivar Red isolate AtriRed21 chromosome 12, ASM2621246v1, whole genome shotgun sequence encodes:
- the LOC130796801 gene encoding uncharacterized protein LOC130796801, with translation MLKVANGDHIFFDSKPLIMKPWSPDIDVMKDEVKTIPMWIKLPGLDLKYWGVKALTKICSGVGKFIKPDNSTLNKDKLQFARILIETDLDAPLPDTITFINEKGCTINQVVQYDWKPVLCTLCKRFGHEGKNCKRGATATVKRWVPKVKQTQPLIQTQQQIQQATQQQNDKQQEHEGFTAIKRKASSPQKPTCPAAEDKLSVTNKFDILTGENTGEPETKDGNTMPFEIQLLPTPNHGV, from the exons ATGCTTAAGGTAGCAAATGGTGATcatattttctttgattcaaaACCCTTGATCATGAAACCATGGTCTCCTGATATAGATGTTATGAAGGATGAGGTTAAAACTATACCCATGTGGATCAAATTACCTGGTCTAGACCTGAAATACTGGGGTGTAAAAGCATTGACTAAAATATGTAGTGGAGTTGGAAAATTTATCAAACCTGATAACTCCACACTCAACAAGGACAAGTTGCAGTTTGCCCGCATTCTAATTGAAACTGACTTGGATGCCCCCTTGCCTGACACTATTACCTTcattaatgaaaaaggatgcaCTATTAATCAGGTAGTGCAATATGATTGGAAGCCTGTTCTTTGTACCTTGTGCAAAAGGTTTGGGCATGAAGGGAAAAATTGTAAGAGAGGGGCAACAGCCACTGTTAAACGTTGGGTTCCAAAAGTCAAACAAACCCAGCCTTTGATACAAACACAGCAACAGATTCAGCAGGCCACGCAGCAACAGAATGACAAACAACAAGAGCATGAGGGATTTACTGCTATAAAGCGAAAAGCCTCATCACCACAGAAACCGACCTGTCCTGCGGCTGAGGATAAATTGTCTGTGACCAACAAATTTGACATATTGACAGGGGAAAATACAGGGGAGCCAGAAACAAAGGATGGCAATACCATGCCATTCGAG ATACAGCTGCTGCCCACTCCAAACCATGGTGTGTAG